A single region of the Etheostoma cragini isolate CJK2018 chromosome 3, CSU_Ecrag_1.0, whole genome shotgun sequence genome encodes:
- the tirap gene encoding toll/interleukin-1 receptor domain-containing adapter protein — MHGWIQKLLKSRTSVSVQREQEEKATTESVSSVGSTTTSSTWSCSSLSSSSSPSLGTSPSKPQQPQSALSSLLRWSRKYDVFVCHSSVDRDIEEAARLVSFLEASPCSLRCFLWHRDTCPGGAMSTELCQAVQNSHLRVLLITPHFLQEDWCKYMMHQALAEGPMSNRIIPLVQNLSHSQYPQELRFYFYINLNRNPDRGYALVNKTVLKYLKDLVKNEKTFDCSMDSNGLFGEGSPKKDKLGSKCLPAEASIPLEEIAKKDESVSVFSCNHQQ, encoded by the exons ATGCATG GCTGGATCCAGAAACTCTTGAAATCAAGAACATCTGTGTCAGTGCAACgtgaacaagaagaaaaagcgACAACAGAGTCAGTGTCTTCTGTCGGCAGCACAACAACTTCATCTACATGGTCATGCTCTTCTttgtcatcttcatcatctccaTCACTGGGGACATCCCCTTCAAAACCACAACAGCCACAATCGGCTCTGAGCTCGCTGCTCAGATGGAGCCGAAAGTATGACGTGTTTGTGTGCCACAGCTCTGTGGACAGGGACATTGAGGAAGCTGCACGCCTAGTGTCTTTCCTGGAGGCTTCGCCTTGTAGTCTAAGGTGCTTTCTATGGCATAGAGACACCTGTCCAGGAGGTGCAATGTCCACAGAGTTATGTCAGGCTGTGCAAAACAGCCACTTAAGGGTTCTGCTTATCACGCCTCACTTCCTGCAAGAGGATTGGTGCAAGTACATGATGCACCAGGCTCTGGCAGAAGGACCTATGTCCAATCGCATTATTCCCCTGGTTCAGAACCTGTCCCACTCTCAGTATCCTCAGGAACTGAGGTTCTACTTCTATATTAACCTGAACAGAAACCCTGACCGAGGTTATGCTCTCGTCAACAAGACTGTTCTCAAGT ACCTGAAAGACCTGGTTAAAAACGAGAAGACATTTGATTGCAGCATGGACAGTAACGGACTATTTGGAGAAGGCAGcccaaaaaaagacaagctGGGGTCAAAGTGTTTACCCGCCGAGGCTTCAATACCCCTGGAAGAGATAGCAAAGAAAGATGAAAGCGTCAGTGTCTTTTCCTGTAATCATCAACAGTGA